A genomic window from Silene latifolia isolate original U9 population chromosome Y, ASM4854445v1, whole genome shotgun sequence includes:
- the LOC141629487 gene encoding uncharacterized protein LOC141629487 has product MVCLTTPTYTLNLNGAHFGYFLGKRGLTQGDPLSPLLFCICMEYLTRIMNYAADKWYFRYHPLCNSLKLNHLLFADDLLMFCKGDTQFIMLLLRVIATFSTASGLKVNHAKSEVVFNGVFNGVTTSLKDDIIQVSGFQEGNLPFKYLGVPIQPGRLLRKDCRVLTDKIVRKIRAICRNFLWESGTDYNRSPLVAWSDICYTKKEGGLGIKNVGVWNVASVGSWCISYIPKLIDIGDCGLIMCLDTVGYRKHTPMSNGTRKFEIRGIYLSRRLLNHMNTCSMIVLRVQG; this is encoded by the exons ATGGTTTGCCTTACTACTCCTACTTATACTTTGAACCTTAATGGAGCTCATTTTGGTTATTTTCTTGGGAAAAGAGGTCTAACGCAGGGGGATCCTCTTTCtcctcttttattttgtatttgtaTGGAGTATCTTACAAGAATTATGAATTATGCAGCTGATAAGTGGTACTTTAGGTATCATCCTTTATGTAATAGTCTCAAGCTGAATCATCTTTTATTTGCTGATGATCTTCTGATGTTTTGCAAAGGAGACACTCAGTTTATCATGTTGCTCCTTAGAGTTATAGCTACCTTTTCTACAGCTTCTGGTTTGAAAGTTAATCATGCCAAATCTGAAGTTGTGTTCAATGGGGTGTTCAATGGGGTGACTACTAGCTTGAAAGATGATATTATTCAAGTCTCTGGATTTCAAGAGGGTAATTTACCTTTTAAGTATTTGGGAGTTCCAATTCAACCTGGCAGATTATTAAGGAAGGATTGCAGAGTTCTCACTGATAAAATTGTTAGGAAAATCAGAG CTATTTGTCGAAATTTTTTGTGGGAAAGTGGCACTGACTATAACAGGTCCCCTTTGGTTGCTTGGTCTGATATCTGTTACACCAAGAAAGAAGGTGGATTGGGGATTAAAAATGTTGGGGTGTGGAATGTTGCTAGTGTGGGAAGCTGGTGCATTAGCTATATACCAAAGCTGATAGATATTGGGGATTGTGGATTGATCATGT GTCTGGATACTGTTGGTTACAGGAAACACACCCCCATGTCCAATGGTACAAGGAAGTTTGAGATCCGTGGAATATACCTAAGCAGGCGTTTATTG AATCATATGAACACTTGTTCAATGATTGTGCTTAGAGTTCAAGGGTGA